The following are encoded together in the Panicum virgatum strain AP13 chromosome 6K, P.virgatum_v5, whole genome shotgun sequence genome:
- the LOC120713813 gene encoding transmembrane 9 superfamily member 9-like, giving the protein MRPPAMLRWAAVALALAAAALLAAAPAAAFYLPGVAPSGFQKKDALLVKVNKLTSTKTQLPYSYYSLPFCKPDTIVDSAENLGEVLRGDRIENSPYVFEMREPKMCQIICRASIDDKQANELKEKIEDEYRVNMILDNLPLVVPIARQDRDAIVYQGGYHVGVKGQYAGSKDEKVFIHNHLTFLVKYHKDETTELSRIVGFEVKPFSINHQFEGQWNDKNTRLITCDPHASKLVTNSDTPQEVEAGKEIIFTYDVGFEESDVKWASRWDTYLLMTDDQIHWFSIVNSLMIVLFLSGMVAMIMLRTLYRDISRYNQLETEEEAQEETGWKLVHGDVFRPPENSDLLCVCVGTGVQFFGMLLVTMIFAVLGFLSPSNRGGLMTAMLLTWVLMGLFAGYASSRFYKMFKGSQWKSITLRTAFLFPGIAFGIFFFLNALIWGEKSSGAVPFTTMFALVLLWFGISVPLVFVGSYLGFKQPAIEAPVKTNKIPRQVPEQAWYMNPAFTILIGGILPFGAVFIELFFILTSIWLHQFYYIFGFLFLVFIILIITCAEITIVLCYFQLCSEDYNWWWRSYLTSGSSAIYLFLYAGFYFFTKLQITKLVSGILYFGYMLLASFAFFVLTGTIGFCACFWFTRLIYSSVKID; this is encoded by the exons ATGCGCCCGCCGGCGATGCTCCGCTGGGCCGCGGTGGCGCTCGCTctcgcggccgcggcgctcctcgccgccgcaccggccgccgccttcTACCTCCCCGGCGTCGCGCCCAGCGGCTTCCAGAAG AAAGATGCACTCTTGGTGAAGGTGAATAAGCTGACATCCACAAAGACACAACTTCCCTACTCCTATTACTCTCTTCCTTTCTGCAAGCCGGACACGATAGTTGACAGCGCAGAGAATCTTGGAGAAGTTCTGCGTGGTGATCGCATTGAGAATTCCCCTTATGTG TTCGAGATGAGGGAGCCCAAGATGTGCCAGATTATCTGCAGAGCATCAATTGATGATAAACAAGCAAATGAGCTCAAGGAAAAGATAGAGGATGAGTATCGGGTGAACAT GATTCTTGACAACCTCCCGCTAGTTGTTCCTATCGCAAGGCAGGACAGGGATGCTATTGTTTATCAGGGTGGATATCATGTTGGTGTCAAGGGCCAATATGCTGGT AGCAAGGATGAAAAGGTCTTTATCCACAACCACTTGACATTTTTAGTTAAATACCACAAGGATGAAACTACAGAACTCTCTAGAATTGTTGGATTTGAGGTCAAACCATTCAG TATTAACCATCAGTTTGAAGGCCAATGGAATGATAAAAACACTCGTTTGATCACGTGTGATCCTCATGCCAGCAAGCTTGTGACAAACTCAGATACTCCTCAGGAGGTTGAAGCTGGAAAGGAAATCATATTTACCTATGATGTTGGCTTTGAG GAGAGTGATGTCAAGTGGGCTTCTCGCTGGGACACCTACCTGTTAATGACAGATGATCAAATTCACTGGTTTTCCATTGTGAACTCTCTCATGATCGTACTCTTCTTATCTGGGATGGTGGCCATGATTATGCTCCGCACTCTGTATAGAGATATCTCCAGGTACAACCAGCTtgaaactgaagaagaagcccaagAGGAGACAGGATGGAAGCTTGTTCATGGAGATGTGTTCCGCCCTCCTGAAAACTCTGACTTACTCTGTGTCTGCGTTGGGACTGGTGTTCAGTTCTTTGGTATGCTGCTAGTAACCATGATTTTCGCTGTTCTGGGATTCCTTTCGCCATCAAACCGAGGCGGGCTGATGACTGCTATGCTGCTCACTTGGGTCCTGATGGGATTGTTTGCTGGATATGCTTCTTCACGCTTCTATAAGATGTTTAAAGGATCTCAGTGGAAGAGTATCACCCTAAGGACTGCTTTCCTGTTTCCCGGGATTGCTTTCGGTATTTTCTTCTTCCTGAATGCTCTTATATGGGGGGAGAAGTCGTCTGGTGCTGTTCCTTTCACCACAATGTTTGCATTGGTTCTCCTTTGGTTTGGTATATCTGTTCCTCTTGTATTTGTTGGGAGCTATCTGGGGTTCAAGCAACCTGCCATTGAGGCTCCAGTGAAGACTAACAAGATCCCAAGACAggtccctgagcaggcttggtacATGAACCCTGCTTTCACCATTCTTATTGGTGGCATTCTACCATTTGGGGCAGTCTTCATTGAGCTCTTCTTCATCCTCACGTCAATTTGGCTTCACCAGTTCTACTACATCTTTGGCTTCCTTTTCCTGGTGTTCATTATCCTCATCATCACCTGTGCGGAGATTACGATCGTGCTGTGCTATTTCCAACTGTGCAGTGAGGACTATAACTGGTGGTGGAGGTCCTATCTCACCTCAGGATCATCTGCAATCTACCTCTTCCTGTATGCCGGGTTCTACTTCTTCACAAAGCTGCAGATTACCAAACTGGTGTCAGGCATACTGTACTTTGGCTACATGCTTCTGGCCTCGTTTGCGTTCTTTGTGCTCACTGGTACAATCGGGTTCTGCGCCTGCTTCTGGTTCACGAGATTGATCTACTCGTCTGTGAAGATTGACTAG